AATTGGAATATCGTCTATAGTTTCAATCCACGCCCCCGCGCGGGGGGCGACATAATAGTAACAAAAACAAACCCACTCAAGGGGTTTCAATCCACGCCCCCGCGCGGGGGGCGACCGTCACTTTCAAAATCCTTTATTTTTCTCGCTTTTCGAGGCTGTTTTTGCGAACCTCCTTTTTGAATGAGGGTAATTTTCTAAAAATATAGGGGCATATACGAAAAAACTCAATAATTTCAAAGAATGCGAAACCGCCATAAAAAGCTGTCCGCTTGGGGTTCGCGAAGGCCAATTCATACAATGAGTGGCCCTTCTTGATCGATAGCAGGTTTTGCTCCGACATGCTCCACCCGGTTTTTCCAGTTGGCGCCAAGATAATAAAAGCGCAAGCTATCTGATTCTATGTCAATCTGGTCGATCAAACGATTTTTGAGCATCGTCCATTGGGCCGGATCCACTATGCATTCAAAAACCGAATATTGGACCCGTTGCCCGAAATCCCTGCAAGCTTTCGCCACCCGCCTTAAACGACGGGGACCAT
This DNA window, taken from Desulfobacterales bacterium, encodes the following:
- the cas2 gene encoding CRISPR-associated endonuclease Cas2, which codes for MMVLVSYDVSFNDGNGPRRLRRVAKACRDFGQRVQYSVFECIVDPAQWTMLKNRLIDQIDIESDSLRFYYLGANWKNRVEHVGAKPAIDQEGPLIV